TTCTGGTCTTAGATCAGCAGTAATTCTTGAACTTTTGGCTCAATAGTTCATTTTGCTGCAGGTATTCAAGGGAAGACTGAAAGAAAAATATGCAGTAATCAGCACTCTGACTTGGGAATGAATGTTTATTCACCATATAATGCTGGGAGGAGGTGTTTCATACATTCTGAAAGCCCAAAGGAAGCTGAGATGAGAAACAATTCTAGACCAATGGACTTTGTTAGAGGACTTACGGAGGACAATACGAGGGGTATTCTGGGTGATGCTCCACTTTCTAGGTATCATGTCGAGCAGGATGCTGATATTGTTCATATAAAGGTTCTTCGCAACAACGCCTTTGTTACTGTGACGGATTCAAAAGGGAATAAAAAGTTTGGGGCTACTGCAGGTAAGATAACAGGAAAAGGAACGAAAATTGCAAGATACGCTGCTGAATCAACTGCAGAACATGTTGGGCGTGAAGCCAGAGACCGGGGCTTGAGGTCAGTGGTCATGAAAGTAAATGGCTTTACTTTctttaagaaaaagaaacaagCAATTCTAAGCTTCAGAGAGGGCTATACTCATTCTCGTGGAGATAAGAATCCTGTGGTATTCATTGAGGACACAACACGACGTCCCCATAATGGATGCCGCCTCCCAAAGAAGCGGCGCATCTAATTGCTAATTGGATGATCAATATGTGCGGTGATTTGGAATGCGATGAGTTATTTAGTCTTAAATGTTTACAGAGAATGTAATCCTTTCTACTTAAATAAATAGTCCCTGCAGGTTTTGGTGGCCTTTAGCTGTCGTAGTACATGGAGTAGGCTGCTTCCCGCTTATCAATTTACAGTGCATCTGATGTAA
This DNA window, taken from Nicotiana tabacum cultivar K326 chromosome 4, ASM71507v2, whole genome shotgun sequence, encodes the following:
- the LOC107821542 gene encoding small ribosomal subunit protein uS11m isoform X1, producing the protein MKLIRSVLWAANAFKLHSSHHPQAFRTFSAFPNYGIQGKTERKICSNQHSDLGMNVYSPYNAGRRCFIHSESPKEAEMRNNSRPMDFVRGLTEDNTRGILGDAPLSRYHVEQDADIVHIKVLRNNAFVTVTDSKGNKKFGATAGKITGKGTKIARYAAESTAEHVGREARDRGLRSVVMKVNGFTFFKKKKQAILSFREGYTHSRGDKNPVVFIEDTTRRPHNGCRLPKKRRI
- the LOC107821542 gene encoding uncharacterized protein LOC107821542 isoform X2, giving the protein MKLIRSVLWAANAFKLHSSHHPQAFRTFSAFPNYGIQGKTERKICSNQHSDLGMNVYSPYNAGRRCFIHSESPKEAEMRNNSRPMDFVRGLTEDNTRGILGDAPLSRYHVEQDADIVHIKVLRNNAFVTVTDSKGNKKFGATAGKITGKGTKIARYAAESTAEHVGREARDRGLRFWWPLAVVVHGVGCFPLINLQCI